From one Henningerozyma blattae CBS 6284 chromosome 1, complete genome genomic stretch:
- the TOD6 gene encoding Tod6p (similar to Saccharomyces cerevisiae YBL054W and DOT6 (YER088C); ancestral locus Anc_7.372), with protein sequence MDKQRIRSMTSIHPQPPQQTSRVTAPTHITISANMQVHAPTKASTKAPSKNPSSWDPADDLLLRHLKEVRHMGWKDIALHFDRRTSNACQFRWRRLKSGSLKANRTALVDIHNIDLGDLPLHAQRTAPEPAAKKSPSREIVFSTPDFTNANAVATTNATANTNTNVNANVGTNANANANTNANGDSNNNTNNNSIAATPCTASTPANTVTSTTTITTSNNISSAFHPPKHVPASVSSSAATAPDSENVGFVPRIHIKSRRSSISTPLSSIPPTPSFSTYNPKSFLTRSRRSSFNTLSPFSTPTTTRRSSLVSFHSTTNNAIVHPRRNSTMVSNHNSYLDSAKMKIHHLNNNNSWSLDEDKLLFENNKRRLSIMELSILLPHKSESQIKGRLDSISHPIHNNPTSINCLLNSPPPINPNPETQPQPQAEMPTELENHIQAEVNDINLSIHNMPNQPIARSFSNSPSSTSSNGLKEHSPSIFSTSNSPRDINVPTDDETDNNTSSEESRMNSNPKIINTLPSINTIFKNII encoded by the coding sequence ATGGATAAACAACGTATACGCTCCATGACTTCTATTCATCCTCAACCACCTCAACAGACCTCACGCGTGACTGCCCCAACCCACATTACTATCTCAGCAAACATGCAGGTGCACGCCCCTACAAAAGCCTCCACAAAAGCTCCCAGCAAAAACCCATCGTCTTGGGACCCAGCTGACGACTTGTTGTTGCGCCATCTTAAGGAGGTCCGTCACATGGGCTGGAAGGACATTGCCCTCCACTTTGACCGCCGTACTTCTAATGCATGTCAGTTCCGTTGGCGCCGTCTGAAATCTGGTAGCCTCAAGGCTAACCGTACTGCGCTTGTTGACATCCACAACATTGACCTGGGTGACCTACCTTTACACGCGCAACGGACAGCACCAGAACCTGCTGCAAAGAAATCACCTTCTAGGGAGATTGTGTTTTCCACTCCTGACTTTACAAATGCCAATGCAGTTGCAACTACCAATGCAACCGCCAACACTAATACTAATGTCAATGCTAATGTAGGTACCAATGCCAATGCCAATGCTAATACTAATGCTAATGGCGATAGCAAtaacaatactaataataactctATTGCTGCCACACCTTGTACCGCTTCTACTCCCGCAAATACTGTCACTTCTACTACTACCATAACCACTTCTAATAACATTAGCTCCGCATTTCACCCACCAAAACATGTACCTGCTTCTGTTTCTTCTTCGGCGGCTACCGCGCCAGATTCTGAAAACGTCGGATTTGTGCCACGTATTCATATCAAATCTCGTCGTTCATCTATCTCGACACCTCTCTCTTCTATTCCACCTACTCCATCTTTCTCCACATACAACCCCAAGTCATTCTTGACTCGTTCTAGACGGTCTTCATTCAACACATTATCCCCATTTTCCACTCCAACCACAACCAGAAGATCTTCTCTAGTATCATTCCACTCTACCACTAATAATGCAATTGTTCATCCAAGAAGAAATTCTACTATGGTTTCAAATCATAATTCTTATTTAGACTCTGCCAAGATGAAAATACATCATTTGAACAACAATAATTCTTGGTCTTTGGATGAAGATAAGTTAttgtttgaaaataataaaaggCGTCTTTCTATAATGGAATTGTCGATTCTCTTACCTCATAAGTCAGAATCTCAAATCAAAGGTAGGCTAGATTCTATCTCTCATCCAATTCATAATAACCCTACTTCCATTAATTGTCTTTTAAATTCTCCACCACCAATCAATCCAAACCCGGAAACACAACCACAACCACAAGCGGAAATGCCAACAGAATTAGAAAACCATATCCAAGCTGAAGTAAATGATATTAACTTATCTATTCATAATATGCCAAACCAGCCAATCGCTAGATCCTTTTCAAATTCTCCATCTAGTACTTCGTCTAATGGATTAAAAGAGCATTCCccttcaattttttccacTTCTAATTCTCCAAGGGATATAAATGTACCAACTGATGATGAGactgataataatacttctaGTGAAGAATCAAGAATGAACTCAAAcccaaaaataattaataccTTACCAAGTATTAAtactattttcaaaaatatcatataa